The Halomicrobium zhouii region GGGGTCGCCTCGTTCGTTCGGCCCTATCGTCGGGTCCCGTTCGAACCGCGGTCGACGTACCGTTCATGCGAAGAATTAGACTCGTCTAAACCTTATATTTATCGCACCCGAACGCCCGGTTTCAGTCTGTCCCTTTCGGGTGTGTCTCCGGTCGATCCGGAGCGCTATCCTGCGATTCTGTCACACGACCGGGGAAGGCTTTTGGTGCGCCGCGTGATACCCTCCCCCATGAGCCCTGACCGGGCCGTCCTCGACCGCGCCCTCGAGCGCGGCGAGCAGGAGGGCGGGAGCGTCGAGTTCAAGGAGCGGCTCACCGAAGACCTCCACCTCGCAGACGGTCGACTGGAGAGCCTCGCTGCCCAGCTTCGCCACCGCGTCCTCTCCGGCGAGGGCGAAGCGACCTACGTCGTCGGCGTCACCGACGCCGGCGGCCTCGCGGGCATCCCGCCCGAGGAGTTCTCGGAGTCGATGGACGTCCTCTCGCTGATCGCCGACGAGGCCGGCGCCCACATCGAGGAGGTCCAGACCTGGGGCATCAACGACGTCCGCGACGCGGACCACCACGTGGCCGACGACGCGACGGCGGACGCCGACCACGGCATCGTCGGCGTCGCCACGATCAGGGAGGGCGCCGTTCTCGAGGACGACGACCACATCGTCGTCGGTACCGCCGGCCACGTCGACCACGGGAAGAGTACGCTGGTCGGTACCCTCGTCACCGGCACCGCCGACGATGGCGAAGGCGGGACCCGTTCCTTCCTCGACGTCCAGCCCCACGAGGTCGAACGCGGCCTCTCCGCGGACCTCTCCTACGGCGTCTACGGCTTCGACGAGGACGGCCCCGTCAGGATGGACAACCCCGACCGGAAGACCGACCGCGCGGCGGTCGTCGAGGAGGCCGACCGGCTCGTGAGCTTCGTCGACACCGTGGGCCACGAACCCTGGCTCCGTACTACGATCCGCGGCCTCGTCGGCCAGAAGCTCGACTACGGCCTGCTCACCGTCGCGGCCGACGACGGACCCACCCAGACCACGCGCGAACACCTGGGGATCCTGCTGGCGACCGACCTGCCGACCATCGTCGCCATCACGAAGACCGACCTGGTGAGCGACCAGCGCGTCGCCGAGGTCGAACGGGAGGTCGAGGCGGCACTCCGCGAGGCCGACAAGACGCCCCTCAGGGTGGACCGCCACGGCGTCGACGTCGCCGTCGAGGAGATCTCCGAGACCGTGGTCCCCGTCGTCACGACCAGCGCCGTCACCATGGACGGCATGGCCCAGCTCGACGAGCTGTTCGAGCGCCTCCCCAAGGTCGCCGGCGAGGACGGCGAGTTCAGGATGTACGTCGACCGGAGCTACAACGTCCAGGGCGTCGGCGCCGTCGCCTCGGGCACCATCAAATCGGGCACCGTCGAGGCCGGCGACGAACTCCTGCTCGGCCCGATGCAGGACGGCTCCTTCCGCGAGGTCACCGTGCGCTCCATCGAGATGCACTACCACCGCGTCGACGAGGCCCGCTCGGGTCGCATCGTCGGCATCGCGCTGAAGGGCGTCCAGGAGGCCGACGTCGAACGCGGGATGGTGCTCCTGCCGAGAGACGCCGACCCGCAACCCGTCCGAGAGTTCGAGGCCGAGGTGATGGTGCTCAACCACCCGACCCGCATCGGCGACGGCTACGAGCCCGTCGTCCACCTCGAAACCATCAGCGAGGCCGCCCAGTTCTTCCCCGACGGCGGCCAGCTCTTGCCCGGCGACTCGGGCTACACCCGCGTCCGGTTCAAGTTCCGGCCGTACCTCGTCGAGGAAGGCCAGCGGTTCGTCTTCCGCGAGGGCCGCTCGAAGGGCGTCGGGACGGTGACGGACGTTACCGGGGTCGAGTAGTCGCCGTCTCGGTCTCCCGGGCAGCCGCCGTCACTTCGAGCCCGTCGCCCGTCTCACTCTCGGCGAGTTCGAACGACCTGGTGTGGTTCCCGCTCGTGCTCCCGTCGCTCGCGTGTGCGACGAGTTCGTACTCGCCGGTGACGAACGGACGGCCGAGGTCGCTCTCGTCGACGCTGTAGTTCCGGGCTCCGGTGTAGGGCCACTGGTAGCGGCGATCGTCGGGGCCGTTCACCGCCAGCCACTCCGGCGTCATCCCGAAAATCGTCGGATCCGCCTCGATACTGACCCGTAACTCGTCGTCTTCGTAGGTGACGTTCTCGTATATCGTGACGTCGCTGGCGAGGTCCCCGAGACCGCCACAGCCCGCGAGCGACGCGGCTACCAGTACGAGCACCCCGACCACGCATCGCTGTCGCATGGTCCTGTCATCGAAACGCGACGACAAAACCGTTGCAGATCGATGGCGATGGGGCGCTGGAACCGGTCGCAACCGGCATCCACTCGGCGGACCGGCCGCGTCGGTTCGACCGCTCGACCGGGACGACCGGCCTCAGGACTCCATCTTCTCGATTATCTGGTCGGCCTTGTCCCTGGCCTCGTCCTCGTCGGCGACGCCGTCGATGGGGATCAGTACGCTCTGTGCCGTCCAGTCCTCGTTGCCGTGCTCGTCGCCGGTGCGGACCTCGCCGCCCTCGACGACCGAACCCGCGACGTTCGCCGCCCAGTCCGGCGTCCGTATCTCGTCGAACTCGTCCGGGTCGCGGTACGTGACGTGGTAGTAGTCGTCGCCCTGTTCGACGCCTTGCGCGGATATCTGGGGCATACCCGTTCGTTGGGCTCTCGGGCGTAAGTTCGGCGTGCCGGCAGTCGCAAGGGTCCGGTTCCAGAGCGGCCGAATCGTCGTGCCGTCTCTGTTACCCGAACAGCGACCGCAGCACCTTCGACTCGGCCTTTTGCAGGTGTTCGGCTGCCGTCGACGGCGCGCAGTCGAGTCGCGCCGCTACGTCGTCCTGGCTCCCGGTCCGCGGGACGTCGTAGTACCCGACGTCGAGGGCCGCTTCGATCGCCTCTCGCTGGCGGTCGGTGACCGAGGTCGCGACCGCCTGGGGGATGGCTCCCATCCCCGCTATCTCCTCGACGGTGACGGAGACCGTGTCGGGGACTGCGTCGATGGCTGTCTGGATCATCTCGCTCGGCCCGAACACGGAGATGGTCGCCGTGCCGTCCCGGTGCCACTCGATCGGCGGAACGACGACCACGCCGCTCCTGTCGCCGACAGCCCAGAGGTCGAGGACCGCGTCAGTCAGGTCGTCGTGGAGGTAGGCGTAGAATTCGCCCTCGCCGGCGGGTTTCAGTTCGTACTCGCGCACGAAGTCGATTTCCTGGACGGCAGCTTCGAACGCCTCGACGTCGCCCTCGACGTAGTGGAGGACGCTGAGTTCGGCGTCGGTGACGTTCCAGTTGAGCGCTGCCGCGTACTCGACGAAGTCGGCATTGGCCATCACGCCGTACATCGGGTGGAGTTCGCCTTCGCGGCCGTCCGCGGTCAGTCGCAGGCGGACGTGTTTCATGCGCGGTCACTCCCGCGGCGACGACTTAAACCCCCCGCGCCACTCCGGCAGCAGCGGTTCGGTCCGTCCACGCGAACCGTCGACTGTGATGAACGTCTTCGTCTCGGGCGCCACGGGCGTCCTCGGCAAACGTCTCGTCGAACTACTCGCCGACCGCGGCCACGACGTGTCTGGCCTTGTCCGTGACGAGGACGGGGAGCGAACGGTGGAACGCCGCGGTGGTGAACCCCGCCGAGGCGACGTTCTCGATGCCGCCTCGCTCGGAGGCGCCGTTCCGGACGACGTCGACGTCGTCGTCCACGCGGCGACGGCCATCCCGACGTCGGACAAGCCGTCGAACGAGGAGTGGGAACTGAACGACCGCGTCCGGATCGAGGGCGCGAA contains the following coding sequences:
- a CDS encoding GTPBP1 family GTP-binding protein, whose protein sequence is MSPDRAVLDRALERGEQEGGSVEFKERLTEDLHLADGRLESLAAQLRHRVLSGEGEATYVVGVTDAGGLAGIPPEEFSESMDVLSLIADEAGAHIEEVQTWGINDVRDADHHVADDATADADHGIVGVATIREGAVLEDDDHIVVGTAGHVDHGKSTLVGTLVTGTADDGEGGTRSFLDVQPHEVERGLSADLSYGVYGFDEDGPVRMDNPDRKTDRAAVVEEADRLVSFVDTVGHEPWLRTTIRGLVGQKLDYGLLTVAADDGPTQTTREHLGILLATDLPTIVAITKTDLVSDQRVAEVEREVEAALREADKTPLRVDRHGVDVAVEEISETVVPVVTTSAVTMDGMAQLDELFERLPKVAGEDGEFRMYVDRSYNVQGVGAVASGTIKSGTVEAGDELLLGPMQDGSFREVTVRSIEMHYHRVDEARSGRIVGIALKGVQEADVERGMVLLPRDADPQPVREFEAEVMVLNHPTRIGDGYEPVVHLETISEAAQFFPDGGQLLPGDSGYTRVRFKFRPYLVEEGQRFVFREGRSKGVGTVTDVTGVE
- a CDS encoding helix-turn-helix domain-containing protein, producing the protein MKHVRLRLTADGREGELHPMYGVMANADFVEYAAALNWNVTDAELSVLHYVEGDVEAFEAAVQEIDFVREYELKPAGEGEFYAYLHDDLTDAVLDLWAVGDRSGVVVVPPIEWHRDGTATISVFGPSEMIQTAIDAVPDTVSVTVEEIAGMGAIPQAVATSVTDRQREAIEAALDVGYYDVPRTGSQDDVAARLDCAPSTAAEHLQKAESKVLRSLFG